A region of Solanum dulcamara chromosome 7, daSolDulc1.2, whole genome shotgun sequence DNA encodes the following proteins:
- the LOC129895663 gene encoding 2-hydroxy-palmitic acid dioxygenase mpo1, translating into MGIFDLEKQFAFYGAYHSNPVNILIHMVFVWPIFFTALILFDFTPSLFNLPPIKLCEHSSLVLNYGFLFALVYALFYVCLDKKAGSLAALLCLICWVSSGIVARQLGFSLAWKVVLAAQLFCWTGQFIGHGVFEKRAPALLDNLAQAFLMAPFFVLLEALQSLFGYEPYPGFHSKVKATVDAEIKEWQEKKQKKIS; encoded by the exons ATGGGAATTTTTGACTTAGAGAAACAGTTCGCATTTTATGGCGCTTACCATAGCAACCCAGTGAATATCTTGATTCACATGGTGTTTGTGTGGCCCATCTTTTTCACCGCTCTTATTCTTTTCGATTTTACGCCCTCACTTTTCAATTTACCTCCGATTAAGCTTTGTGAGCACAGCTCTTTGGTCCTTAATTATGGCTTCTTGTTTGCTTTGGTTTATGCACTGTTTTACGTGTGTTTGGACAAGAAAGCTGGCTCTTTGGCTGCTTTGCTATGTTTAATTTGTTGGGTTTCCAGCGGTATAGTTGCTCGTCAATTGGGGTTCTCTCTCGCCTGGAAG GTTGTTTTAGCAGCTCAATTGTTCTGCTGGACTGGACAGTTCATAGGTCATGGAGTGTTTGAG AAGCGAGCACCTGCCCTACTGGACAATCTTGCACAAGCTTTCCTTATGGCACCATTCTTTGTACTCCTTGAG GCCCTCCAATCTCTTTTTGGCTATGAACCATACCCTGGGTTTCATTCAAAAGTGAAAGCAACAGTAGATGCTGAAATCAAAGAATGGCAGGAGAAGAAACAGAAAAAGATATCTTAA
- the LOC129896731 gene encoding NAC domain-containing protein 100 encodes MMENFSGTVKIDDQQQQQMELPPGFRFHPTDEELITHYLSKKVVDTNFSAIAIGDVDMNKVEPWELPWKAKIGEKEWYFFCVRDKKYPTGLRTNRATAAGYWKATGKDKEIFRGRSLVGMKKTLVFYKGRAPRGEKTNWVTHEYRLEGRLSLHNLPKTVKNDWVICRVFQKTTGGKKIHISGLVRGNSDEDEIGNSHSLLPTLTDSSPSHVHCFSNFVTAQKNQDNMINSFNTSPNFPVLSNSIDIFQRNSLPNTFTWNQTVPLQHNFPQPSSFPTQDPATLRNLLENYGQNIQHQSFKKETDIISVSQETGISTDMNTEITSAQQDLDCFWTY; translated from the exons ATGATGGAGAATTTTTCTGGAACTGTTAAGATTGATGATCAACAGCAGCAGCAGATGGAACTTCCTCCTGGATTTCGCTTTCATCCTACTGATGAAGAGCTAATTACCCATTATTTGTCTAAGAAAGTTGTCGATACGAATTTCTCTGCTATTGCTATTGGAGATGTTGACATGAACAAGGTTGAACCTTGGGAGCTTCCAT GGAAGGCAAAAATTGGGGAAAAAGAATGGTACTTTTTTTGTGTGAGAGACAAGAAGTATCCAACTGGTCTAAGGACAAACAGGGCAACTGCTGCAGGTTATTGGAAAGCTACAGGAAAAGACAAGGAGATTTTCAGAGGAAGATCTCTTGTTGGCATGAAGAAAACTTTGGTTTTTTACAAAGGGAGAGCTCCAAGAGGTGAAAAAACAAATTGGGTAACTCATGAATACAGATTAGAAGGTAGATTATCACTTCACAATCTTCCTAAAACAGTAAAG AATGATTGGGTGATTTGCAGAGTATTTCAAAAGACAACTGGTGGGAAGAAAATTCACATTTCAGGGCTTGTGAGAGGGAATTCTGATGAAGATGAAATAGGCAATTCTCATTCCCTTTTGCCAACATTGACAGATTCATCGCCGAGTCACGTGCACTGCTTCTCCAATTTTGTTACTGCTCAAAAGAATCAAGACAACATGATCAATTCGTTCAACACTTCTCCTAATTTCCCTGTTCTCTCGAATTCCATCGACATTTTCCAAAGAAATTCTCTTCCAAATACATTCACCTGGAACCAAACTGTCCCTCTTCAACACAATTTTCCTCAGCCAAGTTCATTTCCTACACAAGATCCTGCAACTCTTAGGAATTTGCTTGAGAATTATGGACAGAACATTCAGCATCAGAGTTTCAAAAAGGAGACAGACATAATCAGTGTATCCCAAGAAACAGGTATAAGCACTGATATGAACACTGAAATTACATCAGCTCAACAGGATCTTGATTGCTTCTGGACTTACTGA